In Candidatus Binatia bacterium, a single genomic region encodes these proteins:
- a CDS encoding CheR family methyltransferase gives MDPEGSNIQVVGIGASAGGLDALKEFFTAMPADSGLGFVVVQHLDPDHMSYMASLLAKCTDMTVVQAEDRSPIRRNCVYTIPPNKFLFVKDGMLHLTEPVKRDGIRMPIDFFFRSLAQDQHEKAVAMLFSGSGSDGTLGIREIRGASGIVMVQDPKTAQFGNMIESAIATGMVDCVLPVGEIPDALLQYVRQSPVEPTDADSEGGRDHLGSIIYLLGSQTKNDFRFYKNSTLQRRVARRMGLHRIGNFSEYYRFLLQDPDELASLSKDMLISVTSFFRDPEAFAELANKVIKPLVQEGNSDRALRVWVTGCATGEEAYSIAMLLMEESARSRKRSPIQVFASDIDHDALKCAREGIYPESISADVSEERLARFFTKKDHVYQINKEIREVMTFAAHNVIMDPPFMKLDLISCRNLLIYIEPGMQKKILSLFGFALKPDGYLFLGKSETVVEQSDSFEPVSRSFRIFRRKPSAAVEVANFPTRSGAPAALPSRQERRPSVKLSDLNQQVLLKHFNASIVLIDENGNILHFYGESHKYLKHPFGDASLNLFEMTDDRHSLKVRLAAQKAARENHAAKLGALDFSRDDSNYFADVTITPVVEPKSGNRLLAVIFEDAPAPVKDAPIGVEETEIGRRDDLTERLEAEIARLRDELQTTIDDFQTTHEELTTANEEVLAINEELQSTNEELETSKEEMQSVNEELITVNNQLNDKIEELSRTTDDLANFLNSSEVGTIFLDTGFCVRRFTPSATKLLNLIPLDLGRPVSNISNNLIDVDLTSVADNVLKSLVPVEKEVQTSDGRWHVMRSIPYRTLNNLIDGVVFTFTDVTRLKEAQDYAENIVSTVRESLIVLSPDLSIVSANRAFFETFRVAREETVGRLIYEVGNHQWDIPRLRELLEEVLPRDARFENLDVEHEFPSIGQRIMSLSARRIYDKQENAVQLILLAIDDITEPKKAEQALHKLTQELETRVAERTAELEQANRTLIEDIEERQKLEEQLRQAQKMESIGTLAAGVAHDFNNILNIILGYASVLREHAGKGDRIAETLNVIDEAIRRGAVLVQQLLTIGKKTEESLEPTDVNTLIHGLLRLLRQTFRKTIEVTPELGRELPPVMASPSQINQALLNLCINARDAMPDGGKLTLRTEAVDGTTLQDYPEAKAERYVRIEVSDTGTGMDENVQSRIFEPFFTTKETGQGTGLGLAVVYGIVKSHNGLIQVESSPTGGTTFRLYFPVAPSGERLNAQRL, from the coding sequence ATGGATCCTGAAGGTTCAAATATCCAGGTAGTCGGCATCGGCGCATCGGCCGGTGGATTGGACGCGTTGAAAGAATTTTTTACCGCGATGCCGGCGGATAGCGGCCTGGGTTTTGTCGTGGTGCAGCACCTGGACCCGGACCACATGAGTTACATGGCGAGCCTTTTGGCCAAATGCACGGACATGACGGTAGTCCAGGCGGAAGACCGCTCGCCGATTCGGCGCAACTGCGTTTACACGATTCCTCCTAATAAGTTTCTCTTCGTCAAAGACGGCATGCTGCATCTGACCGAGCCGGTAAAGCGCGACGGTATCCGGATGCCGATCGATTTTTTCTTCCGCTCTCTTGCTCAGGACCAACATGAAAAGGCCGTAGCCATGCTTTTTTCCGGCAGCGGCTCGGACGGCACATTGGGGATAAGAGAGATCCGGGGAGCGAGCGGCATAGTAATGGTTCAAGATCCCAAGACCGCTCAGTTCGGCAACATGATCGAAAGCGCAATAGCGACGGGAATGGTCGATTGCGTCCTGCCGGTCGGGGAAATACCCGACGCGCTTCTTCAGTACGTGCGACAATCCCCCGTCGAACCCACGGACGCCGATAGCGAAGGCGGACGGGACCATCTCGGTTCGATTATCTATTTGCTGGGAAGTCAGACCAAAAACGACTTTCGTTTTTACAAGAACTCGACGCTCCAGCGCCGCGTCGCGCGCCGCATGGGGCTCCACCGCATCGGAAATTTTTCCGAATATTACCGCTTTCTCCTCCAAGACCCCGACGAGCTCGCGAGCCTTTCGAAGGACATGCTGATCAGCGTCACGAGCTTCTTCCGGGATCCGGAGGCATTTGCGGAGCTCGCCAACAAGGTCATCAAGCCGCTGGTTCAAGAAGGGAACAGTGACCGTGCCCTGCGCGTGTGGGTTACGGGTTGCGCGACCGGCGAGGAGGCCTATTCCATCGCCATGTTGCTCATGGAGGAAAGCGCTCGGAGCAGGAAGAGATCTCCCATACAGGTCTTCGCGTCGGACATCGATCATGACGCGCTGAAATGCGCCCGTGAGGGCATATATCCCGAAAGCATCAGCGCCGACGTGTCGGAGGAGCGCCTGGCGCGGTTCTTTACCAAGAAAGACCACGTTTATCAGATTAATAAAGAAATTCGGGAAGTCATGACCTTTGCCGCGCATAACGTGATCATGGACCCGCCGTTTATGAAATTGGACTTGATCAGTTGTCGCAACCTGCTGATCTACATCGAGCCGGGAATGCAGAAAAAAATTCTGAGCCTTTTCGGGTTTGCGCTCAAGCCGGACGGATACTTGTTTCTGGGCAAGTCCGAGACCGTCGTCGAGCAGAGCGACTCGTTCGAGCCCGTTTCCAGAAGCTTCCGGATTTTCCGCCGCAAGCCGTCCGCCGCCGTCGAGGTCGCGAATTTTCCAACGCGGTCCGGCGCGCCGGCCGCCCTTCCGTCTAGACAGGAAAGGCGGCCTTCCGTCAAATTGTCGGATCTGAACCAGCAGGTGCTCTTGAAGCATTTTAACGCGAGTATTGTCCTGATCGATGAGAATGGCAATATTCTGCACTTCTACGGCGAGAGCCATAAGTACCTGAAGCACCCCTTCGGCGATGCCAGCCTGAACTTGTTTGAAATGACCGACGATAGACATTCGCTGAAAGTCCGCCTCGCAGCCCAAAAGGCGGCGCGCGAAAACCATGCCGCCAAGCTCGGAGCCCTCGATTTCAGCCGGGACGATTCCAACTATTTTGCCGATGTAACCATAACTCCCGTCGTAGAGCCCAAATCAGGCAACAGATTGCTCGCCGTTATCTTTGAGGACGCGCCGGCGCCGGTCAAGGATGCGCCCATCGGCGTCGAGGAAACCGAGATCGGCCGGCGCGATGATCTTACCGAGCGGCTCGAAGCCGAGATCGCAAGGTTAAGAGACGAGCTCCAAACCACTATCGATGACTTTCAAACTACCCATGAGGAACTCACGACCGCCAACGAGGAGGTCCTGGCCATCAACGAGGAGCTGCAATCGACCAATGAAGAGTTGGAAACCTCAAAAGAGGAGATGCAATCCGTTAATGAGGAGTTAATCACCGTCAACAACCAGCTCAACGATAAGATCGAAGAGCTGTCCAGGACCACTGACGACTTGGCCAATTTTTTGAATTCCTCCGAAGTCGGGACGATTTTTTTGGATACGGGATTTTGCGTCCGGCGTTTCACGCCGTCGGCGACAAAGCTACTGAACTTGATCCCTTTGGATCTCGGCCGTCCGGTAAGCAACATTTCAAACAATTTAATTGACGTAGACCTTACATCGGTCGCCGACAACGTGCTTAAGAGCCTGGTTCCGGTTGAGAAAGAGGTGCAAACCTCGGATGGCCGCTGGCACGTGATGCGCTCGATTCCCTATCGCACTCTGAACAATCTGATTGACGGAGTGGTCTTCACGTTTACCGATGTAACCCGATTGAAGGAGGCCCAAGACTACGCTGAGAACATCGTTTCTACGGTTCGCGAATCCCTGATAGTCCTGAGTCCTGACCTGAGCATCGTTTCGGCCAACCGCGCTTTTTTCGAGACCTTTAGAGTCGCGCGGGAGGAAACGGTGGGTCGTCTCATCTACGAGGTCGGGAATCACCAGTGGGATATTCCCAGGCTGCGCGAGTTACTGGAGGAAGTCCTGCCCCGCGATGCGCGCTTTGAGAACCTCGATGTGGAGCACGAGTTTCCCTCTATCGGACAAAGGATCATGTCGCTCAGCGCCAGAAGGATCTATGACAAACAAGAGAACGCGGTCCAACTGATACTTCTGGCTATTGACGATATCACCGAGCCTAAAAAGGCGGAACAAGCGCTGCACAAGCTCACTCAGGAACTGGAGACGAGAGTGGCCGAGCGCACCGCGGAGTTGGAACAGGCCAATCGCACGCTTATCGAGGACATCGAGGAACGACAAAAACTCGAAGAGCAGCTTCGTCAGGCGCAAAAAATGGAAAGCATCGGAACGCTCGCCGCCGGAGTCGCGCACGACTTTAACAATATCCTCAACATCATCCTGGGATACGCTTCTGTTCTCCGCGAGCACGCCGGCAAGGGCGATCGAATTGCTGAAACTCTCAATGTCATCGATGAGGCGATCAGGCGGGGCGCCGTGCTCGTGCAGCAGCTTTTGACCATTGGCAAGAAAACAGAGGAGAGCCTGGAACCGACGGACGTCAATACGCTGATCCACGGACTACTGCGTTTGCTCCGACAAACCTTTCGAAAAACCATTGAAGTGACGCCGGAGTTGGGCCGTGAGCTTCCCCCGGTTATGGCGTCTCCGAGCCAAATCAATCAAGCGCTCTTGAATCTTTGCATTAACGCTCGCGACGCGATGCCGGACGGCGGCAAACTGACGCTCAGGACCGAAGCCGTCGACGGGACAACCCTGCAAGACTACCCGGAAGCGAAAGCGGAGCGGTACGTGCGCATCGAGGTCAGCGACACCGGCACTGGAATGGACGAAAACGTTCAGAGCCGAATCTTCGAGCCTTTCTTCACGACCAAAGAGACCGGTCAGGGGACCGGCCTTGGGCTTGCGGTGGTGTACGGCATTGTAAAAAGCCACAACGGTCTTATTCAAGTAGAGAGTAGCCCGACGGGCGGAACGACCTTTCGGTTGTATTTTCCGGTCGCCCCCTCTGGAGAGCGATTAAATGCTCAACGCCTCTAA
- a CDS encoding cyclic nucleotide-binding domain-containing protein — protein sequence MESRSVVDPESLRKLKSFDWLTAVQLQSLAQNMALTKVRKKDPIFAQGESANMIFLVLSGTVRLSVVNQENKRVVVT from the coding sequence ATGGAATCGCGAAGCGTTGTTGACCCAGAAAGTCTACGCAAGCTAAAGAGCTTCGACTGGTTGACGGCCGTTCAGTTGCAAAGTCTTGCGCAAAACATGGCGCTGACGAAAGTAAGAAAGAAAGATCCGATCTTTGCTCAAGGTGAGTCTGCCAATATGATATTTCTGGTTCTCTCAGGCACTGTAAGGCTGTCCGTCGTCAATCAAGAAAACAAACGGGTAGTTGTGACG